A window from Moritella yayanosii encodes these proteins:
- a CDS encoding TolC family protein: MRRIIYFILAVNLSGCSIFTPPAAIVTDRIMTPAQWSTVHLHTDIKTTWQGIAAYPQLTEYIQEALAYNPQLTSERYNIDIAVALVKQTAAGQYPQIDAYLGSGRQRNNQNITNSGSVNIDTGWEIDYLGKLNDLAKAATLDAKQAILNYKQQQSNTIALISQQWFDLIFYQQQLKLINKRLQNLQQNLAIIENGYDQGLKQSLDVYLARADLARAQAAKQENLEALKNTQRQLELSLGRYPAASIHANGDLTFAAIPVPSGLPSELIQRRFDIQQVMLALNAENFRVAHAYKNRFPSLSLSLSGGTSSPELSNLLQSNSLVWSLFANASASLFDAGALTAKQAQQTAKTQQAAISVTRVTLQAFSEVETALAAEVTLANRELQQQNAEYYFNIAEQLAFEQYIAGLTDYITVLESQRSAFDAQTSLLAIKTTRIQNRIKLLLALGGDIPTSLTVNTDKDLSRVNE, encoded by the coding sequence ATGCGAAGGATAATCTACTTCATTTTGGCTGTTAACCTATCAGGGTGTAGTATCTTTACCCCGCCAGCAGCGATCGTGACTGATCGGATAATGACACCAGCGCAATGGAGTACGGTCCATCTTCATACTGATATTAAAACAACATGGCAAGGTATCGCTGCTTATCCTCAATTAACCGAATACATCCAAGAAGCCCTTGCCTATAATCCCCAGTTGACCTCTGAACGCTATAATATCGATATTGCCGTCGCCTTAGTAAAACAAACCGCAGCCGGACAATACCCTCAAATTGATGCTTACCTTGGCAGTGGACGTCAACGTAATAACCAAAATATAACCAATAGCGGTTCAGTTAATATCGATACGGGGTGGGAAATTGATTATCTTGGCAAACTAAACGATCTCGCCAAGGCGGCTACACTGGATGCTAAACAAGCTATCCTTAACTATAAGCAACAGCAATCAAATACCATCGCCCTTATCAGCCAACAATGGTTTGATCTTATCTTCTACCAGCAACAGCTCAAATTGATTAACAAACGCCTGCAAAACTTACAGCAAAATTTAGCCATTATTGAAAATGGCTACGACCAAGGCCTAAAGCAATCCCTCGATGTCTATCTTGCCCGCGCCGATCTCGCTCGAGCACAAGCAGCTAAACAAGAAAATTTAGAAGCACTCAAAAATACCCAACGGCAATTAGAGTTATCATTAGGACGTTACCCCGCCGCAAGTATTCACGCGAATGGTGATTTAACCTTTGCCGCAATACCGGTGCCATCTGGTTTACCGTCAGAGTTAATTCAGCGACGATTCGATATTCAACAAGTCATGTTGGCACTTAATGCTGAAAACTTCCGTGTAGCCCATGCTTATAAAAACAGGTTTCCCAGCTTATCACTTTCCTTATCAGGTGGCACAAGCAGCCCTGAGCTTAGCAACTTACTACAATCTAATAGCTTGGTATGGTCACTTTTTGCCAATGCATCGGCATCGCTCTTTGATGCAGGTGCATTAACCGCAAAACAAGCACAGCAAACCGCGAAGACTCAACAAGCCGCAATATCTGTAACACGGGTTACTTTGCAAGCCTTTAGTGAAGTTGAAACCGCACTTGCGGCAGAAGTCACGCTCGCAAATAGAGAATTACAGCAACAGAATGCTGAATACTATTTTAATATCGCCGAGCAACTCGCATTTGAACAATATATTGCCGGGTTAACGGATTATATCACCGTGTTGGAATCGCAGCGTAGCGCCTTTGATGCGCAAACCTCCTTGCTTGCAATTAAAACTACCCGTATTCAAAATCGCATCAAGTTATTACTCGCGCTGGGCGGAGATATTCCCACCTCACTGACGGTTAACACAGACAAGGACCTATCACGTGTCAACGAATAA
- a CDS encoding efflux RND transporter periplasmic adaptor subunit has translation MSTNKPLTKFETLLRYVLPLLVLLITVFIIRVIMSTSPTTEKRQQAADEPLTVEVLILEQRDFPVIIKTNGIIQPRSQASIASQVSGTITQVSPAFTSGGFFNAGDTLLTVDNRDYIIAVKIASAALIEVKLTLTEEQAKSKQAQRDWQRLGREGKANALVLRKPQLASAHASFASAQAQLEQAQLNLQRTQILAPYAGRVLTKNVGIGQFVTIGSALADIYATDQVEIRLPLNSQQQHYVQLPEPFKPHSRTYYPPVNIIAQFGNQRYSWSGKLTRTEGALDAKSHQLYAVATIENPYGRDNSNKPALKIGQFVSAEIAGKVLNNIFVLPTASVYEGDQVIIFKDGLLHRKNINVIWRDSRNTIVDVGIHAGELLVTTPLSAVVSGSKAQLITTRNNADKGN, from the coding sequence GTGTCAACGAATAAGCCATTAACCAAATTTGAAACACTACTTCGCTATGTGCTGCCACTGCTGGTGTTATTAATAACGGTATTCATCATCCGAGTGATCATGTCAACGAGCCCAACCACCGAAAAAAGACAGCAAGCGGCGGATGAGCCATTAACCGTCGAAGTTCTCATCTTAGAACAACGCGACTTTCCGGTGATAATCAAGACTAATGGGATCATTCAGCCACGTAGTCAAGCCAGTATTGCCAGCCAGGTATCAGGCACCATTACCCAGGTTTCACCCGCATTTACCTCTGGAGGATTTTTCAATGCCGGTGATACGCTACTCACTGTTGATAATCGTGATTATATTATTGCGGTTAAAATTGCATCCGCGGCATTAATTGAAGTTAAATTAACACTGACAGAAGAGCAAGCAAAAAGTAAACAAGCACAGCGAGATTGGCAACGCCTTGGCCGTGAAGGCAAAGCTAACGCGCTGGTATTAAGAAAACCCCAATTAGCATCCGCACATGCGTCTTTCGCCTCTGCACAAGCGCAACTAGAACAAGCACAACTCAATCTACAAAGAACTCAGATCCTTGCGCCTTATGCGGGCCGAGTACTAACCAAAAATGTTGGTATTGGTCAGTTTGTCACCATAGGGTCTGCACTAGCAGATATTTACGCCACAGATCAGGTTGAAATTCGTTTACCACTCAATAGCCAACAACAACATTATGTCCAGCTGCCAGAACCATTTAAACCGCACAGTCGTACGTATTACCCGCCAGTTAATATCATCGCTCAATTCGGCAATCAACGTTATAGCTGGTCAGGTAAGCTCACCCGAACAGAAGGTGCTTTAGATGCGAAAAGTCATCAACTTTATGCCGTAGCAACCATCGAAAATCCTTACGGTCGTGATAACAGTAATAAACCCGCATTAAAAATTGGCCAATTTGTTAGCGCAGAAATAGCAGGTAAGGTCCTCAACAATATATTTGTGCTGCCAACAGCCAGTGTCTATGAAGGCGATCAAGTGATTATATTTAAGGACGGTTTACTCCATCGTAAAAATATTAACGTCATCTGGCGTGATAGCCGCAACACGATTGTCGACGTAGGAATTCATGCCGGGGAATTATTAGTGACAACACCTTTAAGCGCAGTGGTCTCCGGTAGTAAAGCACAGCTAATTACCACGCGAAATAACGCAGATAAAGGTAATTAA
- a CDS encoding efflux RND transporter permease subunit: protein MHNLIAWFTRNHVAANLLMILILGAGFFTLKYRVNVEVFPDVTIDVINISIALPGASPEEAEESLAIPIEEAILDIEGIDKITSRSTEGSSTISVEVGAKYDPYRLKDEIKNRIDALNTLPANAEKPIISQPTSSREVISVIISGELTEKELRLLGEQTRERLLNETNITQVTLESVRPYEISIEVSEQTLRQYNLTMDEIAAAINANSVDLSGGSIKTPSGEILLRSKGQAYVGSEYANIMIRSHTDGTRLILKDIATIKDGFEETPIITRFNGKPAVIIEVYRVGAQSAITIADTVKAFIVEQQALMPDGVKLDYWRDDSKIIKSRINTLSTSAIQGGILVAIMLTLFLRPAIAFWVTVGIPVSFMGGAIFMPELDISINIISLFAFIMVLGILVDDAIVSGENVYTHLKRGEPPERAAIIGIQEVSTPVTFGILTTIVAFIPLTLIEGARGDIFAQIPAIVIPVLLFSLIESKLILPAHLKHIRMQGSNQNRFLRWQERFANNFEQAIIRYYRPALSAVLARRYLSLTVAFSVMLIVLTLVTSGWVRFIFFPRIPSEIARGVIVMPTGTDIAVTDKYVQKMLDSALLLQKKYTDTSTNESVIKDIFATVGSSGGSSAGQSHLGRVIFQVQSEEERVIDISVAALVKEWRALIGHVPGAQSLTFKAETGHSGSPLNIQLTAHRYDSLRTVADKIKNKLTEYPSVFDIEDSISKGKTELQLAIKPEAEALGLSLSDLAQQVRQAFYGEQVQRIQRGKDDVKVFIRYPKNERQSIYNLNNMMIRTPAGDEIPFLEVADITVSTSPSVIIRIDRQRTLNITADLNKETGNLGILKQDLTDYLDQLMQLYPDVSYSLEGEAKEQDESFSSLKLGLVFVLFAIYALLAIPFRSYTQPLIVMSVIPFGAIGAILGHIIMGNPLTLMSVLGMLALTGVVVNDSLVLVDYINKQRADGVPLTEAVNNAGVARFRAVMLTSITTFVGLMPLLLETSIQAQFLIPMAISLGFGIIFATVITLFIVPINYLLLEDFGRLITWLKHLYRRRPNDTSSKV from the coding sequence ATGCATAATTTAATTGCTTGGTTCACCCGTAATCACGTGGCCGCTAATTTACTCATGATATTAATTCTTGGCGCCGGATTTTTCACCCTTAAATACCGCGTTAATGTAGAAGTATTTCCTGATGTCACCATAGATGTGATTAATATTAGCATCGCCCTGCCCGGTGCAAGCCCTGAAGAGGCAGAAGAAAGTTTAGCCATTCCAATTGAAGAAGCCATTCTCGATATTGAAGGCATTGATAAAATAACCTCACGCTCAACGGAAGGCAGTTCAACGATCAGTGTTGAAGTGGGTGCAAAATATGATCCATATCGACTAAAAGATGAAATTAAAAATCGGATTGATGCCCTAAACACTTTACCTGCGAACGCAGAAAAACCCATTATTAGCCAACCAACATCAAGCCGAGAAGTGATCAGCGTGATAATTTCTGGCGAGTTAACAGAAAAAGAATTACGTTTACTTGGTGAACAAACCCGAGAGCGACTGCTAAATGAAACCAACATCACCCAAGTCACTCTTGAATCGGTTCGCCCTTATGAAATATCCATCGAAGTGTCTGAACAAACCTTACGTCAATACAACCTCACCATGGATGAAATAGCCGCAGCAATTAATGCCAATTCAGTTGACTTAAGTGGCGGTAGTATTAAAACCCCTTCAGGTGAGATCTTATTACGCAGTAAAGGCCAAGCTTACGTTGGCAGTGAATACGCCAACATCATGATCCGCAGTCATACTGATGGTACACGGCTTATACTAAAGGATATAGCCACCATAAAAGATGGCTTTGAAGAAACCCCAATCATTACGCGCTTTAATGGTAAACCCGCAGTGATCATTGAAGTTTATCGCGTGGGCGCACAAAGTGCCATCACCATCGCCGATACAGTCAAAGCGTTTATTGTTGAACAACAAGCATTAATGCCCGACGGGGTGAAACTGGATTACTGGCGTGATGATTCCAAAATCATAAAATCACGTATTAATACCCTAAGTACCAGTGCGATCCAAGGTGGTATCTTAGTTGCCATCATGCTCACGTTATTTTTGCGCCCCGCCATCGCATTTTGGGTAACCGTCGGTATTCCAGTCAGCTTTATGGGCGGCGCTATATTCATGCCAGAACTGGACATCTCCATCAACATCATTTCATTATTCGCTTTTATTATGGTGCTGGGTATTTTAGTGGATGATGCCATTGTCAGTGGTGAAAATGTCTATACGCATCTAAAGCGCGGCGAACCGCCAGAAAGAGCGGCAATCATAGGTATACAAGAAGTCTCAACCCCCGTTACCTTCGGTATTTTAACCACCATAGTTGCTTTTATCCCACTGACTTTAATTGAAGGTGCGCGGGGCGATATTTTTGCGCAAATACCCGCCATTGTGATACCGGTATTATTGTTCTCGTTAATCGAATCAAAACTCATTTTACCTGCGCATTTAAAACATATCCGTATGCAGGGCAGTAATCAAAACCGTTTCTTACGCTGGCAAGAACGTTTTGCAAATAACTTTGAACAAGCCATTATTCGCTATTATCGACCGGCATTATCAGCCGTATTAGCACGTCGTTATTTATCATTAACCGTGGCTTTTTCGGTCATGCTCATTGTCTTAACCTTGGTCACATCGGGTTGGGTACGTTTTATCTTTTTTCCACGGATCCCCAGTGAAATAGCCCGCGGAGTTATCGTCATGCCGACCGGAACGGATATTGCGGTCACCGATAAATACGTGCAAAAAATGTTGGACTCGGCATTATTACTACAGAAAAAATATACCGACACCAGCACCAATGAAAGCGTGATCAAAGATATCTTTGCCACCGTCGGATCAAGCGGTGGTAGTAGTGCAGGTCAATCGCACCTTGGTCGCGTTATATTCCAGGTTCAATCCGAAGAAGAACGGGTTATTGATATTAGTGTTGCCGCGCTAGTCAAAGAATGGCGCGCATTAATCGGCCATGTCCCCGGCGCCCAAAGTCTGACATTTAAAGCTGAAACAGGTCACAGCGGTTCACCTTTAAACATCCAACTCACCGCTCACCGTTATGACTCGTTACGCACCGTGGCGGATAAGATCAAAAATAAACTGACTGAATACCCATCGGTCTTTGATATTGAGGACAGTATTTCCAAAGGTAAAACAGAATTACAGCTGGCCATAAAGCCAGAAGCGGAAGCATTGGGATTAAGTTTATCGGATCTAGCCCAACAAGTAAGGCAAGCTTTTTATGGTGAACAAGTACAACGGATACAACGCGGTAAAGATGACGTAAAAGTATTTATTCGTTATCCAAAAAATGAACGGCAGTCTATTTATAACTTAAATAACATGATGATCAGAACCCCTGCGGGTGACGAGATCCCCTTTCTTGAGGTAGCAGACATAACCGTCAGTACCAGTCCATCAGTCATTATTCGTATTGATCGACAACGCACACTTAATATCACCGCTGACTTAAATAAAGAAACCGGTAACCTCGGCATATTAAAACAAGACTTAACCGATTATTTAGATCAACTCATGCAGCTGTATCCAGACGTCAGTTACTCGCTCGAGGGAGAGGCTAAAGAACAAGATGAATCTTTCTCTAGTTTAAAACTCGGGTTGGTTTTTGTGTTATTTGCGATTTACGCTTTACTTGCGATCCCATTTCGCTCTTATACTCAACCATTAATCGTCATGTCAGTGATACCATTCGGCGCTATTGGCGCTATCTTAGGTCACATCATCATGGGCAATCCTCTCACCTTAATGAGTGTACTTGGCATGCTGGCATTGACCGGTGTGGTAGTGAATGATTCCTTGGTATTAGTGGACTATATTAATAAACAACGCGCTGACGGCGTGCCACTGACTGAGGCGGTAAACAACGCTGGTGTCGCACGTTTTAGAGCCGTAATGTTAACCTCGATCACCACGTTTGTTGGCTTGATGCCACTGTTGCTTGAAACGAGTATTCAAGCTCAATTTCTTATTCCAATGGCAATATCATTAGGATTCGGCATTATATTTGCGACCGTGATAACCTTATTTATCGTGCCCATTAATTATTTATTATTAGAAGATTTCGGGCGTTTGATCACATGGTTAAAGCACCTTTACCGCCGACGTCCTAATGACACAAGCAGCAAAGTGTAA
- the leuA gene encoding 2-isopropylmalate synthase — MTTFNHRKYQAFPVLNMPNRQWPNNRITQAPQWCSVDLRDGNQALVDPMTVAQKRRYYQLLLAMGFKQIEVGFPAASKMDFDFVRWLIEENMIPDDVTIQVLTQARESLIEKTFAALKGVKQAIIHVYNSTSTVQRELVFQKDRQGIIDIAVQGATWVKLHADANPGPRWQFEYSPESFSGTELDFAVDICDAVNAVWQPTQNNPVIINLPATVEMSTPNVFADQVEWFCEHVQNRNAITVSVHTHNDRGCAVAAAELAVMAGADRVEGTLLGNGERTGNMDIITMAMNLYSQGIDPELRLGDIDNIIGTITECTQLPVHPRHPYVGELVYTAFSGSHQDAIKKCLDRRVPDSTWNVAYLPIDPTDLNRTLKHVIRVNSQSGKGGIAFLLEQEYGVQLPRWLQVEFADVVQQQSEATASELMVPQIWQLFKSTYARTEQLYQLADYSVNHGDIDKIQAQLVDGDSSVRVMGEGQGALTAFITALKQHFNIEFEVINFSEHALSKGSDADAIAYVQIQTVTEAVIGVAIHNDILTASLTALLNAVNQLQAIKRLAVA, encoded by the coding sequence ATGACGACATTTAACCACCGTAAATACCAAGCTTTTCCTGTTCTAAACATGCCTAATCGACAATGGCCAAACAACCGTATTACCCAGGCGCCGCAATGGTGCAGTGTTGATTTACGCGATGGTAACCAAGCCCTTGTTGACCCGATGACGGTTGCGCAAAAGCGCCGCTATTATCAACTATTATTAGCGATGGGTTTTAAACAAATCGAAGTTGGTTTTCCTGCTGCATCGAAAATGGATTTTGACTTTGTCCGCTGGTTAATTGAAGAAAATATGATCCCCGATGATGTGACTATTCAAGTATTAACCCAAGCGCGAGAAAGCCTTATCGAAAAAACTTTCGCGGCGTTAAAAGGCGTTAAACAGGCGATTATTCATGTTTATAATTCAACGTCGACGGTACAGCGTGAGCTTGTTTTTCAAAAAGATCGGCAAGGTATTATTGATATTGCAGTTCAGGGTGCCACGTGGGTGAAACTGCATGCCGATGCGAATCCAGGTCCCCGCTGGCAGTTTGAATATTCTCCTGAAAGCTTCTCGGGTACAGAACTGGATTTTGCCGTTGATATTTGTGATGCGGTCAATGCGGTTTGGCAGCCAACGCAGAACAATCCGGTCATCATTAATTTACCCGCGACAGTCGAAATGTCGACGCCGAATGTGTTTGCAGACCAGGTCGAATGGTTTTGTGAACATGTGCAAAATAGAAACGCTATTACCGTCAGTGTGCATACTCATAACGATCGCGGTTGTGCTGTTGCGGCGGCTGAACTGGCCGTGATGGCGGGAGCTGACCGTGTCGAAGGTACTTTACTTGGCAATGGAGAGCGTACCGGTAATATGGATATTATTACCATGGCGATGAATCTTTACAGTCAAGGTATAGACCCAGAACTGCGCCTGGGTGACATTGATAATATTATTGGCACTATTACGGAATGTACCCAATTACCTGTTCACCCTCGTCATCCTTATGTGGGTGAATTAGTGTATACCGCTTTTTCTGGTAGTCATCAGGATGCCATTAAGAAATGCTTAGATCGTCGGGTCCCTGATAGTACTTGGAACGTGGCTTACCTCCCTATCGATCCTACCGATTTAAACCGAACATTAAAACATGTTATTCGGGTTAATAGTCAGTCGGGTAAAGGCGGTATTGCTTTTCTGCTTGAACAAGAATATGGCGTGCAGTTACCCCGTTGGTTACAAGTTGAATTTGCAGACGTGGTTCAGCAGCAATCAGAAGCGACGGCCAGTGAATTAATGGTTCCACAAATATGGCAGCTATTTAAGTCGACCTATGCGCGCACTGAACAATTATATCAATTAGCGGATTACAGCGTTAATCATGGTGATATTGATAAAATACAGGCGCAACTGGTGGATGGTGATAGCAGTGTTCGGGTTATGGGTGAAGGACAGGGTGCATTAACCGCCTTTATCACCGCATTAAAACAGCACTTTAATATTGAGTTTGAAGTGATTAACTTTAGTGAGCATGCATTAAGTAAAGGCTCAGATGCAGATGCCATTGCTTACGTACAAATTCAAACCGTGACGGAAGCTGTTATCGGCGTCGCGATCCACAATGATATTTTAACCGCGTCACTGACGGCATTATTAAATGCTGTGAATCAACTACAGGCAATTAAACGCCTTGCTGTTGCATAA
- a CDS encoding CobW family GTP-binding protein: MSKQADKIPTNIITGFLGVGKTTAIQQLLKQKPADETWGILVNEFGQVGIDGSLLSAFSDSLTDQTERIIVKEIPGGCLCCVAGLPMKMGLNMLISKAKPDRILIEPTGLGHLQQVIKDLSGEFYCDVLALNATICLVDPAHLNDAKYVDNNHFQDQISLADVLVANKTEQLESEDKHRFMDFAAQLSPAKQSVLWTHHGEISIDTLALPLDHQRRSQHLSAHLKHSHAHNQHEKKPLALDSDPRFERNHGDGQGLFSYGWVFNQQQVFNLMALATLLEPLEVVRLKAVIKTEQGCFAINSVNGECDFMPISELDASKIEIISMIELPWQKLEEALCDSLIFEL, from the coding sequence ATGTCGAAACAAGCAGATAAAATACCGACCAATATTATTACCGGTTTTCTTGGCGTTGGTAAAACCACCGCAATCCAACAGCTACTTAAGCAAAAACCAGCGGATGAAACTTGGGGTATTTTAGTCAATGAATTTGGTCAAGTTGGTATTGATGGCTCTTTATTGTCCGCGTTTAGTGACTCGTTAACCGATCAAACAGAGCGTATTATTGTTAAAGAAATACCCGGTGGTTGTCTTTGTTGTGTGGCCGGATTACCCATGAAAATGGGATTGAATATGTTAATCAGTAAGGCAAAGCCTGATCGTATCTTGATTGAGCCAACAGGGCTTGGGCATTTACAGCAAGTGATTAAAGATCTATCGGGTGAGTTTTACTGTGATGTTTTAGCGCTTAACGCCACGATCTGCTTAGTTGATCCCGCGCACCTCAATGACGCGAAATACGTAGATAATAACCATTTTCAAGATCAAATAAGCTTGGCCGATGTGCTTGTCGCGAATAAAACGGAACAATTAGAGAGTGAAGATAAGCACCGTTTCATGGACTTTGCGGCACAACTATCACCCGCTAAACAATCAGTACTGTGGACGCATCACGGTGAAATTTCAATTGATACCCTCGCGTTGCCACTTGATCATCAACGCCGATCACAGCATTTATCTGCTCATCTAAAACACAGTCACGCACATAACCAGCATGAAAAAAAGCCGTTAGCACTCGATAGTGATCCGCGTTTTGAACGCAATCATGGTGACGGACAGGGTTTATTTAGTTATGGCTGGGTTTTCAATCAGCAACAGGTATTTAATTTAATGGCACTGGCGACATTGTTAGAACCTTTAGAGGTGGTGCGTTTGAAAGCGGTAATTAAAACGGAACAAGGCTGTTTTGCGATTAATAGTGTGAATGGTGAATGTGATTTCATGCCGATCAGTGAGTTGGACGCGAGTAAAATCGAGATCATTAGTATGATTGAGTTACCTTGGCAGAAGCTGGAGGAGGCTTTATGCGATAGTCTCATTTTCGAGCTGTAA
- a CDS encoding UPF0149 family protein translates to MTDSALSREDETLLSDWLSGDETPKETLSLIAMKGFFFGLVAAPEPVETEDWMDMIFGGAAPSNISDDKLFAIISVYNEISEQVYDTGAKLPAECIECVNFADNFNSGEVLNDWSIGFAIGAAFYYESLVNALADESEMSQALQMAYLCLSYFSSAGTAQQIAELQQTEWEAFTHTVLEMMPDFIVAYAQVIEQAALASGNYDDDDWNDDELID, encoded by the coding sequence ATGACTGATTCAGCATTATCACGTGAAGATGAAACATTGTTATCAGATTGGTTATCTGGCGACGAAACACCGAAAGAAACGCTATCTCTCATTGCGATGAAAGGTTTTTTCTTTGGTTTAGTTGCCGCGCCTGAGCCAGTAGAAACTGAAGATTGGATGGATATGATCTTTGGTGGTGCTGCGCCAAGTAATATATCCGACGATAAGCTATTTGCAATTATTTCTGTTTATAACGAAATCAGTGAGCAAGTATATGACACCGGTGCCAAATTACCTGCTGAATGCATCGAGTGTGTAAACTTTGCAGATAATTTTAACTCGGGTGAAGTATTAAATGATTGGTCGATTGGTTTTGCGATTGGTGCTGCTTTTTATTATGAAAGTCTCGTTAATGCATTAGCCGATGAGAGTGAAATGAGCCAAGCATTACAGATGGCATATCTGTGCTTGAGTTATTTTTCGAGTGCTGGTACTGCGCAACAGATTGCCGAGTTGCAACAAACTGAGTGGGAAGCATTTACACATACTGTATTAGAGATGATGCCTGATTTTATTGTTGCTTATGCACAAGTGATTGAACAAGCTGCGTTGGCAAGTGGTAACTACGATGATGACGATTGGAATGATGACGAACTGATTGATTAA
- the cueR gene encoding Cu(I)-responsive transcriptional regulator produces the protein MMKNISAVAKEVGLSTKTIRYYESIALTSEPIRGDNGYRYYNQRIITELNFVKRARDAGFNLEECKELVHLYKNEKRTAAQVKALTLEKIIDIEARIAILQGMHSTLLSLASSCKGDNSSECAILDQLSIE, from the coding sequence ATGATGAAAAATATTAGTGCAGTAGCAAAAGAAGTTGGTTTATCAACAAAAACGATCCGTTATTACGAAAGTATTGCTTTAACCTCTGAGCCAATACGAGGTGATAATGGCTATCGTTATTATAATCAACGTATTATAACCGAATTAAACTTTGTAAAACGTGCTCGGGATGCAGGGTTTAATCTTGAAGAATGTAAAGAATTGGTACATCTCTATAAAAATGAGAAGCGTACAGCGGCTCAGGTAAAGGCATTAACGTTAGAAAAAATTATCGATATTGAAGCGCGCATTGCAATATTACAAGGCATGCACAGTACGCTATTATCATTAGCATCTTCTTGTAAGGGCGATAACTCTTCAGAGTGCGCTATTTTAGATCAGCTTTCTATTGAATAA